Proteins found in one Plasmodium sp. gorilla clade G2 genome assembly, chromosome: 14 genomic segment:
- a CDS encoding diphthamide synthesis protein, putative: protein MEEISLVNANVEEKKIKVHCSIPKFILENKLLEKAIKKCLPENYNFEVYKCIDIILREKYKRIALQLPEGLLVWGLYLSEIFYFFCESVEEVIILGDVTYGGCCIDDFTSGKLNCDLIIHYGHSCLIPLTVTKIRCIYVFVDIQLNSTHLVDTIKKNFDKNDIILLLGTIQFSCIVHNVHNILKKQNYFHTFLPIPQVLPLTKGEVLGCTSPNLYEFLYEHIIKYERDKKYSELQDEEARRGQQKKETQDKSDNINNITLVNKIKESLNENDIRKECQIFLKKKNVKIIFIADGRFHLESVMIHNPDFLFYRYNPFDKVITEEKYNYKLFYDIRKNEIKKCVNCKSIGIILSTLGRQGNTNILTNLINIIKKKNISFFILLLSEIFNEKLQLFQNVDLFIQIGCPRLSIDWGNYNLKPLLNTYEAYVLLNSIPYKDIYPMDYYSHKGNIWTNYAVGVGSYNEKNLTTKEIIRRRIQMRKSKITIHYH, encoded by the coding sequence atggaagAAATTAGCTTAGTAAATGCAAatgttgaagaaaaaaaaataaaggttCATTGCTCTATACCCAAGTTTATActtgaaaataaattattagaaaAGGCAATAAAAAAGTGTCTTcctgaaaattataattttgaagtttataaatgtatagatattatattaagagaaaaatataaacgtATTGCTTTACAACTACCAGAAGGATTATTAGTATGgggtttatatttatctgaaatattttattttttttgtgaatCAGTAGAAGAAGTGATTATATTAGGAGATGTAACATATGGTGGTTGTTGTATAGATGATTTTACTAGTGGTAAATTAAATTGTGATTTGATTATTCATTATGGTCACTCATGTTTAATACCTCTAACTGTAACAAAAATTagatgtatatatgtttttgtaGATATTCAATTAAATTCAACACATTTAGTAGATAcaatcaaaaaaaattttgataaaaatgatattatctTGCTACTTGGAACTATTCAATTTTCATGTATTGTACATaatgttcataatatattgaaaaagcaaaattattttcatactTTTTTACCTATACCTCAAGTGTTACCATTAACAAAAGGAGAAGTACTTGGTTGCACATCACCGAATTTGtatgaatttttatatgaacatattataaaatatgaaagggataaaaaatatagtgaATTACAAGATGAAGAAGCAAGAAGAGGACAACAGAAAAAAGAAACACAAGATAaaagtgataatataaataatataacattggtcaataaaataaaagaatcattaaatgaaaatgatatcAGAAAAGAATgtcaaatatttttaaaaaaaaaaaatgtaaaaattatttttatagcaGATGGTAGATTTCATCTAGAAAGTGTCATGATACATAATCctgattttttattttatcgtTATAATCCATTCGATAAAGTAATAacagaagaaaaatataattacaaacttttttatgatatcagaaaaaatgaaataaaaaaatgtgttAATTGTAAGTCTATTGGTATTATTCTAAGTACACTAGGTAGACAAGGAAATACTAATATTTTAACAAATCTTATCAATAtaatcaaaaagaaaaacatctctttttttattctattaTTATCAGAAATATTCAATGAAAAATTACAACTCTTTCAAAATGTAGACCTTTTTATACAAATAGGATGTCCAAGATTATCAATAGATTGGGGTAACTATAATTTAAAACCATTGTTAAATACATATGAAGCTTATGTCCTTCTAAATTCAATAccatataaagatatataccCTATGGATTATTATTCACATAAAGGAAATATCTGGACAAATTATGCTGTTGGGGTGGGAtcttataatgaaaaaaatttaacaacaaaagaaattattCGTAGAAGAATTCAAATGAGAAAAAGTAAAATTACTATACATTATCACTAA
- a CDS encoding 26S proteasome regulatory subunit RPN13, putative, producing the protein MDSAKVHLQINAGKCIYDGKMVKPDKRKGKLVLYKIYDNLYNFQWINRENNEIEDNFILTKSISLERVQQCKTGRVYILRNKSRDEVSFYWMQDYDDSKDEIFVKEFNSIITNELANLETGSKPTNANDYLSELSGLIISQTRNANKDNTKKDIYFKDIFKGEYISKLLEIPEALEELKKHMPEGYQSKEDIIDVINSRALNPNLKALDMSLPAHLNFVLASLNLPPQEGEVNDAMEYIVDALEKKYTKEENN; encoded by the exons ATGGATTCAGca aaGGTTCATTTACAAATTAATGCTGGAAAATGTATTTACGATGGGAAAATGGTGAAACCGGATAAACGGAAGGGAAAATTGGTTCTTTACAAA atATATGATAATCTTTACAACTTTCAGTGGATTAATAGAGAAAATAACGAAATTGAg gataattttatattaaccaAAAGCATTTCCTTAGAACGAGTTCAACAGTGTAAAACTGGAAGAGtctatatattaagaaataaatcgagag ACGAAGTTTCCTTTTATTGGATGCAGGATTATGATGATTCAAAGGACGAA ATTTTCGTTAAGGAATTTAACTCCATTATAACAAATGAACTAGCAAACt tGGAGACTGGAAGTAAACCAACTAATGCAAATGATTATCTCTCAGAGTTGTCAGGATTAATCATATCTCAAACGAGAAATGCCaataaagataatacaaaaaaag ataTTTACTTTAAGGATATATTTAAAGGTGAATATATTTCAAAGCTCTTGGAAATTCCAGAAGCATTAGAAGAATTAAAGAA ACACATGCCCGAAGGATATCAAAGCAAAGAAGATATTATAGATGTCATTAACAGCAGAGCATTAAATCCAAACTTAAAAGCTTTAGATATGTCTCTACCTGCACATTTAAATTTTGTTTTAGCTTCATtaa aTTTACCACCTCAAGAAGGAGAAGTAAATGATG cTATGGAATATATTGTTGATGCCctggaaaaaaaatatacgaAGGAAgagaataattaa
- a CDS encoding DnaJ protein, putative: protein MEEIILHMIIIAPLTKWLIGSNRRWNQGKREYGIYIALLVLFCVGIYELRKPNQNLYEVLNLNSYASRTDIQQSFRKMSRIYHPDKNKEPDSLDRFNKIREAYEVLSNEKKKYIYDRFGDFGDSEITSFFYVEIIIIAMFQFAISFIFGFLYTYGKDNEKYRMLICLYIALNFCMELILRFSPESTLFLSFIPILSHYTPFERIHAFRVLVPLVMNAILLVDIYYIEEDTEVYVSTFCEYVFENNSKSIKNYDDALLFCARLVDGKMNKASNFSWREEKSSLDITNMYELDDEKVFDKQYDKDDIFYSVLYNIIESNKNQIDLKIPKKELCRRFDWSRWYTTAILEKNTEEKNFVESNATKGIIFSTVLYFIGLVSHLVSK, encoded by the exons ATGGAAGAAATAATTCTccatatgattattattgcACCATTAACAAAATGGTTGATTGGATCAAATAGGCGATGGAACCAAGGGAAAAGAGAatatggtatatatatagctTTGCTTGTATTATTTTGTGTAGGTATATATGAGTTAAGAAAACCAAATCAGAATTTGTATGAAGTATTAAATTTGAATTCTTATGCTTCAAGAACTGATATACAACAATCATTTCGAAAAATGTCAAGGATATATCATccagataaaaataaagaacctGATTCTTTAGATCGTTTTAATAAGATAAGAGAAGCATATGAAGTGTTATCTAatgagaaaaagaaatatatatatgatagaTTTGGAGATTTTGGTGATAGTGAAATAACaagttttttttatgtagaaattataattatagcTATGTTTCAATTTgctatatcttttatatttggTTTTCTATATACATATGGAAAAGATAATGAAAAGTATAGGATgcttatatgtttatatatagcTTTGAATTTTTGTATGGAATTAATATTAAGATTTAGCCCAGAAAGTACATTATTTCTATCTTTTATTCCTATACTATCTCATTATACACCGTTTGAAAGGATACATGCATTTAGGGTACTAGTACCTTTAGTAATGAATGCTATATTATTGgtagatatatattacattgaAGAAGACACAGAGGTATATGTCTCTACATTTTGTGAATATgtttttgaaaataattcaaagtccataaaaaattatgacgACGCTCTTTTATTTTGCGCCCGACTAGTAGAcg GCAAAATGAACAAAGCCAGCAATTTTTCATGGAGAGAAGAGAAAAGTTCTTTAGatattacaaatatgtaCGAATTAGATGATGAAAAAGTATTTGACAAACAATATGATAAGgatgatattttttattccgtattatataatatcattgaaagtaataaaaatcaAATTGATTTAAAAATACCAAAAAAAGAATTGTGTAGAAGGTTCGATTGGTCCAGATGGTATACAACAGCTATTCTTGAGAAAAACACCGAAGAG aAAAATTTTGTTGAAAGCAATGCAACCAAgggtattatattttctacggttctatattttattgGACTGGTTTCTCACCTCgtatcaaaataa
- a CDS encoding 60S ribosomal protein L10, putative: MGRRPARCYRYCKNKPYPKSRYCRGVPDPKIRIYDMGRKKADVNEFSGVVHLVSYEYEQISSEALEAARISANKYMITNCGKDNFHLRVRIHPFHVLRINKMLSCAGADRLQTGMRGAFGKPNGVVARVDIGQVLLSIRTKENFVSKACEALRRAKYKFPGRQKVFVSNKWGFTPFSKDEYQQYKKKGRIISDGVSCKFIREKGPLDKIYKDINTVLES, from the coding sequence atGGGAAGAAGACCAGCAAGGTGTTATAGGTACTGTAAAAATAAACCCTACCCAAAGAGTCGTTACTGTAGAGGTGTTCCTGACCCTAAGATAAGAATTTATGATATGGGTAGAAAGAAAGCTGATGTTAATGAATTTAGTGGTGTAGTACATTTAGTTTCTTACGAATATGAACAGATATCATCTGAAGCTTTAGAAGCTGCACGTATTAGTGCTAACAAATATATGATTACTAATTGTGGTAAAGATAATTTCCATTTAAGAGTAAGAATACATCCTTTCCACGTTTTAAGAATTAATAAGATGTTGTCATGTGCAGGAGCTGATAGACTTCAAACTGGTATGAGAGGAGCATTTGGTAAACCAAATGGTGTTGTTGCTAGAGTTGATATTGGTCAAGTGTTACTTTCTATTAGAACTAAAGAAAATTTTGTTAGCAAAGCTTGTGAAGCCTTAAGAAGAGCTAAATATAAGTTCCCAGGAAGACAAAAAGTTTTTGTTAGTAATAAATGGGGATTTACACCATTCTCTAAAGATGAATAtcaacaatataaaaaaaaaggaagaatTATTTCAGATGGTGTCAGTTGTAAATTTATTAGAGAAAAAGGACCACtagataaaatatacaaagaTATTAACACTGTATTGgaatcataa